GAACTTCATTATTATCATAAGTCACAAGATGGCGTTTATAAGAGGCAAATAGGGATAGATCGTGTTTAGATCCGCAGAATGGACATACCAAAGCCTCTGAATTAACCGTTTTCATATACTCTTCAAAAATATTTATCTCATTTTCAAAAGAAATTTGTTTAAAACACTTGCATAGTTGTGAAAATAATCTTATCATAATAATAGGTTGTAAGAGCTTACGCTCTTATTTTTAGGGAAGAACCTTCGCTTTGCACGGCTTGGGGTTCTTCCCTTTCCTTTCTCTAGTTTTTATAATAAGCTTAAAATAACCTCCAAATGATGTCAAGTCATTAGGAGGTTTTATTTAGCAATAATATGATTATTTAAAATGCATTTAATTACTGGATAGTTATTGGAGTTATAGTTATAATTTGACTTAGAAATGCAGTTTTCAAAAGCTATATTTTGACGCACTACACTATATCTAATATAGAACTGTCCATATTTCCTTCTACAAGAAAAGGTATTCTTACTGTAGGACACTTATTTATTCCAAAACCACGTAATATTTCTTCACTTTTACTTTTAGAAAATGTAAAACTTTCATTATTAGAAAATATAATAATATCACTTGTCAAAAAAGTAGTACTTTTAAATCCAACGCCTCTATACCCTATCATTTGTTTTCTATCCTTATTACTACTACCAGCCCTACTTATTGAAATGATATCACTTTCGTCAAAGGGTTTACCATTATTAGCAAAATATAAATTTTTACCATCATAGTATAAATATGATTTTGTTGATTTCGCATCATCAGCATTTTGTAATAATTCAATTAAAACACGATTTCCATAACTCTCAGCAATATAGTGTTCTAACTGTGCCAAATCCTCAAATAATTGAGGTGAATTTTTCCCTTCTTCTAAAAATTTTTTATTTATTTGCAAGATAGTATCTCTTATCATTTTTTACTCCTTATCATAAATTCACTTGGAAATACTTTTCAATACTATTTTTTAGATTGCAAATATTCACATAATATGTTTTCTCTAGATAATAATATAAATTACTAAAGCCCTTTATAATTTGTTCTCTTTTTTTTCCTGTAAATTTTTCATTTTGAGCAATATATTCTAATTCATAAAAGAACTGGTGTTTAGCGTAAATCTTATCTATGTATTTTTCATATAAGGAAAAAACTTTATCTAAATCATCTGTAACAAAGAATATTTTCTTATAGATCAATTCATTTACTGACCAATCGAATTTAAATGAAAGAGTATATTCAAAGTATTCAATTATATCTTTAAAGGCCCTATTTTTAAATAAACTTTTCTCCATTAATAGTTCGTATATAAAATCATATTTAAAATATGCATATAAACTTCCAAAAACATCACACATCTTTTTAGGGTTATAATATGATACAATTTGAAACTTGTCATCACTCTTTTTAGTAATTAAATCAATAATAATTTCTTTGGCAAATTGAAAATTATTTTGAATTACCGAATTAATTAAACTTAAAACCATAGAAATTTCTTTATGATTAAAAAAATATTCATACGCCTCCATTATTAAGCTTTTCTTTTTTTCATAACTTTCATAAGTAAAAGGTAAAATCTTAACAATGTACTCATAATATTGCTCTTGGGTATCAATATATAAATTCAAACTTTCAATTCTATATCTCAAATAATCATCAAAAATAGATTTATTATAATCATTTATATATTCAAATGTTAAAATTCTCTCATTAAACCCTAACTTATAACCTTTGGTTAAGAAGAATTTCAAGATATTTTTTGACTTATAAGCAAACATTTCCGATATAGTATTTTCAATGATATCAATATTACGTCTATAATTTTCAGTGACACCTTTTTCAATTTCATCATAAATATTATCAAATTTTATAGCATTTTGTTTTTTTATTTCATAGCATTTGTATATAAAATGTATCACAAGCTTTATAAGCTCATCATCATTATCTAAAAATATTCTATCTAGAACTCGCTTTCTAAATCTATCGTCCAGCATAAGTATATATATGTTGTTTTTATTACTTTTAGCAGATTTATATATAGAATTAAATAGTGCCATATCTGAAGTAAATATTCTTATTAAGTTAAGTTTATTCTCTAAAATATCCTCATTAAGAAGAGATATAGCAAGCTCAAACTTTATTTCTTCGTCATCCCAATACTCTTCAATTGCATTTACTATTTCATCAGTACTTTCTGATTGTACACCACTATAGTTATTTATTTTTTGTGTAAATAAAACTCTATCTTCTTTTTTCAATAAATCACTTTCAATTAAACATTCCTTAAGTATATCCTTGCTTTCAAGATTCTTAAATGTAACAAATCTGTATGAATGCTGAAAAAAACAGTTTTCAATTATATTCTTAACTTCTTTAATTTTAAAAGCTAAAAACCCAAATATAGATGTAAGTTCTTTAATAGGAATATAGTTACAGCATTTAATTCTATACTTTCCCTATAAGTAACTTACAAAATTTTTTAAGAAACTAATTTTAATTCAGCAAGTATTGTGTCTAAAGGTATATCATTTTTAGCTTCCTCATAAACAAAACGCACCAATTCTTTAGCCGATAGGCTTTTTATAGACTTTATAGTATCACCAATGGTTTCAAGTTTTTTAGGATTATATAATCTATAAATCTCTAAAAAATTGATTGCTAAAAATGTAAGTAGAAAATACCTCTCGATAGAGAGTATACATTGAACTTTATATTCGTCAAAACCTAAGTGTGTTTTAAGATATTTGTAATTAGTTTCAATGTTCCATCTATATAGATAGTATT
The DNA window shown above is from Haloimpatiens massiliensis and carries:
- a CDS encoding sacsin N-terminal ATP-binding-like domain-containing protein, producing MIRDTILQINKKFLEEGKNSPQLFEDLAQLEHYIAESYGNRVLIELLQNADDAKSTKSYLYYDGKNLYFANNGKPFDESDIISISRAGSSNKDRKQMIGYRGVGFKSTTFLTSDIIIFSNNESFTFSKSKSEEILRGFGINKCPTVRIPFLVEGNMDSSILDIV